In the Epinephelus fuscoguttatus linkage group LG10, E.fuscoguttatus.final_Chr_v1 genome, TCTTTCACTCAGGCATGGGTTAGCACCTGTATCAACTGACTATCTGCAGCCAAGTTACGATCAGCTGCGTGTTGAGCTGTACCAGGGCTCAGTCACACAAAAAGACGCCCGCCTCAGAGGATTTGATCTGGTGACCAGTATAGAGCTGTAAGAGTCTGTTTGACTGTTTAGGTTCAGTATCTTTTTAAGTTTTCATGCTTTTGCAGCTACtagtaatattttgttttgtttcataattttTCAATGTAttattgtctctctctcttgtttctCTACTTATTCCCCATGTTTActcagcctctctctctgtctgtgtggttgtcatctttctgtttttctgggtCCCCCTGTGCCATTAttcatcaccatgtttcctcCCTGGCTGTCTGCAGCATCGAGCACCTCACTCTTGCTGATGTGGAGCGCTTCTCCGAGGTGGTGTTTGGTTACATGTGCCCAGGGGCGGTAATCGTCAGCACCCCAAACTCTGAGTTCAACCCCCTTCTTCCTGGACTGTCAGGTTTTAGGCACAGTGACCATAAGTTTGAGTGGACCAGAGCAGAGTTCAAGTCCTGGTATGTTGGTTTGCCATTTTCTTGATATGGTCACTTGCTCCAGgcatgctactgcaagtgtttacattatgtagccCACACTGCTAAATGAAGCAACATGCAGGCATCAGgaaaaacatgtaaacttggtcGCAGAAATTTCTCCCCGATTCCAGATCtcattcctgctggaacatgtctgcagggtgtctgcaggtccataaaaagtcttaaattcattgTTACAGCAATGAGGCctgaaaagtcattaaatagtcttaaatttgaatttgtaagGTCTTAACtgctacaaacattttatctaatatCATGTATCCATTTTCAGACATGACTACAGGTGTTGTTATAGCATGCAgaatgttctagtagaaacccaaatgCATGTGTCAACCTGAAAACGAGCATAGTATCCCTTAATGAACAATAAAGATTTACACTGAATTTTTTCTCAACATTACATTCCTCCTCAGGGCTCTGAAGGTGTGTTTGGAATATGGTTATGAGGTGGAGTTCACTGGTGTTGGACAGGCACCACCAGGTCAGCAGGAGAGGGTCGGCTTCTGCTCCCAGATTGGTGTGTTTCAGCGGCTCGGGGGGAGTGAGAGTTGCAGCATGTTGTTGGGTGATGATGCTGAGGATGTGTTTTCATACACACTGGTGAGTGAACTCCTTTTTAGATCAGTCATTCCTGAGTCAGGCATCATGTTGGCCCAGTCCTCAAAGACACAACCTGTAATCTCTGAGACTTATTCAGTGTGTGAACTTTCAAAATGGACTTATAGCAGATACAGAAATTTCAAATTAATGACCGTAAATACACAACATATCATATTATAGCAGTTGTTTCAAATAATTCTACAACAAATCATCTTAACCCAtcaattgattaaaaaaaatgtaaatatccaTTTTCCAATACAAACAAGCTCAGTACCTTTTTCCAAACACAGTATACTCAAATCTGCTGATATATATTAACAATAACCCTAACTAATTTCATAGTAAATTTGCAGTTGACCGGCAACACATCAACCCCATAACAAAATTTCCAATTGTTCTCACACAATTCCTACTCTTGGAGAAGAAATATAATCCAGTAGACTGTGTGAACATGGCTTTGAGTCTTCATTTAACCTTCCTACAGTGCCTCTCACTCAGTGAGAAAAATTTAGATTCATTTAGTCACAccacttttttctgtttattatacctaacaaaaaaggaaaaggaataCCTAATATGAACATTTATTGATAAACAAGTGGACAGATCCTTTATTACAAGCTCTAGTGAATATGGAAACAGCAAACAGATGTTAAAATTTCATGTAGggtttttgcttttgttcaTTAATTAACCTAATTTATTCAGTATGCACCAATTGGCATCAATGTGACTTAAGATTTGAAAGAAGAAGTAAAGCTTTTGTGGACATGGTAGGAGTAATATTGTATTACAACTCCTATGTCCAGATAAGCCCCAGAACATAATCATCAGATAAGACAGTGGTGAGTGGTGATCTTTGCTGACCTCTGCTGGTGACTGTTGACAATTACAACATGGGTAGTCTCAATAGTCTGCATATGTACTGAGATACTTTCACCACCCTCTAAAAACAATAGAGAACTGTAATTAacacaaagtgaaaaaataattgaattatAGATGTGTAAACTAGCCCGTCAGAGTCAAGATTGTCACAGACTGTGATTTCAGTGTAACGAAACAGTTACAGGCAACAAATGCCAACTATTTCCACACTTGACTGATAAATAATTGACTCACTGTTAATGATAGGCAAGCACATCAGGTACTCGATATATATAAGCTCCCTTTGTGTGGTGGAGCAGTAAAAATTTTACCCAGGTTTCCATGATAATTTGATATTGTGACCTATATCTATTTTTCGCATGTTTGTGTATTAGCTGTATAGTGTAAACTACCCCAGTCTGCATGACAACAACATCCTGCGGAGGGTCCTGGTTAGTGAGGTGTTGTATTGGGCAGAAAAGCTGAAGAGTAGATGGATGGAGGAGAGAACTGGTGAGAGACAGCGCCAGGCTGAAGATGGGGAGGAATGTTTCGGAGCgtcagagagagacatggagatgggggagaaacagacaggtgaACATCTTACAGTTGCTCTTCATTCTTAAAAGAAGTTGTGTATACGTTTGGTAACATGAAAACCAATGTTGAAAGCAACAGAGCCAAAAAAGCGACAGTCAAAAATCAGAACAtaaaggggagacatttggtcagatactgaattgatgacacttatcttgggtgtccatctttaATGACTGGACAGATGGTCTGTGCTGCTGAATTGAAGATGTGTATGAAGCATTTAcgttgcagcaacatccatatttaaaGCTTTGTCGACTGTCAtagctacatatgagtctggacagacatggatgtaaactgtaactgattGGTttgcggtaattctagtttagttgcttttgtgtgttttctcagtATCAGCAGTTTCTCCAGAATATCAGTGTTTTGTATGACTGTTTATAAAATGTTCTTGGTCCCTTAAATTTTACGTTAAATGCTTACAGCATGTTTCTCTTCTCAGCAGCATGTGCATCTGAGGTGAAAACGCCAGTGGAGCAGTGGGACCGAGGTGTGTCAGGGCAACAGGAAGGAGAGGATCAACAGGTGTTTTGGAGAAATGGCCTAGGACGACAGGAGTCTTGCAGATCGTGCAGGTGTGTTTCCTTTAGGAAGATGGGGAGGAACAATGTGGCCACGGCGAGTTAGAAGGCAGTTTGTGGCAAACAGATCACTAACACAGGCCTTGTTTCTGTGAAGATGTTCCTGTCCTGCAGTTGTCTCATTACATTTCATGCTTCACCATAACAACTTAGTTTACTGTTATCTGGAACTGTTATCTTCCAAACTCCTATatccttaaatttcaatatttgTGCACGTCTATTTTCATGTAGCTGCTAGTGAACAGCAGTTCTCACAAATGTCATCATTGATCTTTTGtttgaatttttctttttttttttgaaatggCACCAATGCTATCATCAGGATTTCATATCAAATTGTCATCTTTTGTATGCTTGCAGGTGTGTTTCTGTACCTCTGGCTGTGCTGTGGTCCTGCTGCCCCAAAGTCAATGCCCTGAGTGGAAGTCTTAGTAATCTCCGCCATTTCCTTATGGACGACCCCAAAGTTAGGCTGAGCCAGGACGGCTCTGCTGTGCTCCTAAATGTCCAGGAACAAGGTACTGTTATATTTGATcacttttatgtctgttttattCTATCTGTAAAAAGTAAAGATTTCTCATGAGAAGGGAAAAATTTATTATAATAAGACGTGAAAGTTAAAGTCGAGATGAAAGGCAGAATTTCTTTATAACCCTTTCAGATCACATTCAGGTCATTTTTTGCTCCTTTTCAACAATATATTTAGAGAAAATCTTGAAGCAAAATCCCATCATTATTTCTTTCTGTAAAACAAAGTATGATGTGTGCTTAAATAAGTTTGTATCAACgtatttcaaacaaaaatacaacatccAACCATGAATCAATCTCCAACTTTTAACTGCATTGACCTAGTTAGATAGGTAGCAATGGTACGTCAGTGTGTCCTCAGGTGTTTGCCACCttgcactttttttctgttacatTCAGACACCGTGGCTACGGGACCACTGGCTAAAATTTATTCACTTTGAGGAAAGTGGTATTTGTGACAGCTCCAGATATGCACAAGGCATTTTACAGTGGACTGCTTCAGCAACTACATGAATCATACAATGGGCTTCATCTGTCTCCCTGACAGATACTGCCATTCCGTCAGTGTACAGTGTTGCggcctgtttgtttgttatgaCACGCCCATTATTCAACAATCAAATTCCTCCCAACGTGATGTCCTGCCTGCCtatcctgtttcctgtttcaaatACATCATGATTCTGAAGCTACAGTAGATACTTTGGACAGGGTTCCCATTGAtccttaaaagtcttaaaagtccttcatttaaaaataaggccttaattggtattaaaatgtcttaaatcagttTTTCAAAAGGCTTAGTAATGCTAAGACAAGAGAAGTAGGATATTACAAATTGCTTTTCCCTTATGATACATTGTagaatttgacaaaaaaaattatgg is a window encoding:
- the henmt1 gene encoding small RNA 2'-O-methyltransferase isoform X2, which codes for MEPMFSPPLHRQRHQFVIDFVKRNKTKKVVDLGCSECSLLQKLKFHREIELLVGVDIRGAIVKKKMHGLAPVSTDYLQPSYDQLRVELYQGSVTQKDARLRGFDLVTSIELIEHLTLADVERFSEVVFGYMCPGAVIVSTPNSEFNPLLPGLSGFRHSDHKFEWTRAEFKSWALKVCLEYGYEVEFTGVGQAPPGQQERVGFCSQIGVFQRLGGSESCSMLLGDDAEDVFSYTLLYSVNYPSLHDNNILRRVLVSEVLYWAEKLKSRWMEERTGERQRQAEDGEECFGASERDMEMGEKQTACASEVKTPVEQWDRGVSGQQEGEDQQVFWRNGLGRQESCRSCRCVSVPLAVLWSCCPKVNALSGSLSNLRHFLMDDPKVRLSQDGSAVLLNVQEQDAEEEEDHDVVEDSGYAEVSRCSHSAEPEEDWEANF
- the henmt1 gene encoding small RNA 2'-O-methyltransferase isoform X1, with translation MEPMFSPPLHRQRHQFVIDFVKRNKTKKVVDLGCSECSLLQKLKFHREIELLVGVDIRGAIVKKKMHGLAPVSTDYLQPSYDQLRVELYQGSVTQKDARLRGFDLVTSIELIEHLTLADVERFSEVVFGYMCPGAVIVSTPNSEFNPLLPGLSGFRHSDHKFEWTRAEFKSWALKVCLEYGYEVEFTGVGQAPPGQQERVGFCSQIGVFQRLGGSESCSMLLGDDAEDVFSYTLLYSVNYPSLHDNNILRRVLVSEVLYWAEKLKSRWMEERTGERQRQAEDGEECFGASERDMEMGEKQTAACASEVKTPVEQWDRGVSGQQEGEDQQVFWRNGLGRQESCRSCRCVSVPLAVLWSCCPKVNALSGSLSNLRHFLMDDPKVRLSQDGSAVLLNVQEQDAEEEEDHDVVEDSGYAEVSRCSHSAEPEEDWEANF